The Capsicum annuum cultivar UCD-10X-F1 chromosome 3, UCD10Xv1.1, whole genome shotgun sequence genomic sequence CTTTTAAATGCCTTATTCTCAACTAGCGCAATACTTTTAAATGCCTTTGTTCTCAAATCATTCTTAAGATTAAAGTTGGCATGGGTATTACCtaataataaatacatacaaaaagtAATACAATCTTAACTGTATTTGGTCCCACTTCCCAATCCTCAAAAGTTAATAGTATAAACTAGCGCTAAAAGTCCATTACCAATTATTAAACCTTCTAAATCAAACTAACGTGGGTAAGGGGAAAAAAATCAACTAACGTGATCTATGggttagttaacccaaaagatttctaataaactaactaaaatCCACCACAAATACTTTTTCGTCAGAAAAGCAGAACAAAATAGTACTACCAACTTACTATTCGTTATTCCTAGTGCTAGTCTGATCTATGAATAGACAAAGAATAATGGACTTTTCCAACTTTAATTAATGATAAAGAAATCTCATTCATCTCGTTATGTAGTCCAAAATTCTTCTGCTCACTAGCGATGGGCATAGCACAACACTCAGAACGTCTTGACTGAAACTCGGTATATACTAGTGTATAACTCatgtatataataattaatataacaaTGGAGCTCTTTTGAATATTTGATATCTGTCATACCATGCTCACTCCTACTCATTATTGTGACTTTGCTCCATTCACCAATTAATCACTACATAATCACAGAGTCACAAACTAATAAGTCGAAGCCAGCTAACTCTCTTCTCCCTTAAGACATCGACCTCACACCAACCACTAAAAATCCTTCTTCTTAATTTACCATAACTCACTCTTCCACCGCCCAATATATACTCACTATATTCTTGCATTCTCCCTCACACTCTTCCACTCAATAACTTCACTTGTCCCATTTTTCATTCAACAATTACATAATCTTTCTAAAACTAGTTAGTACTAATTCATAAAAATGGGCTATGGCCGTCTAGGAAAACCCGACCCAGGAGAAACCTCCGGCAGGGTCATGATTCCCAATCCAAATCCCAAACCCCGCTGCTCTAAGATCAAATTCCTTGTAAGTTTTGCTACTGTACTTCTACTTGCCGCTGCAATTTCAGTTGCAGTTTTGGTCGGTGTGAAGCATAAGGCTGGAAACAGAATAGATAAACCAAGTCAAGCTATGGCGCATACCTGTAGTCGCACACTGTATCCATCTCTCTGTCTGAATTCTCTGATCAATTTCCCTGGCGCTAACTCTGCGTCCGACAATGATCTCGTTCACATTTCCGTCAATTTAACACTCCAGCGCTTCGATAAAGCGCTTTACGTTGCTTCCGATATCAACAACCTGCAAATGAACACTCAAACACGATCAGCTTACGACGATTGTCTCGAATTATTGGAGGAATCAATAGACCTTTTATCACAATCATTAACCTCTGTTTTCCCCGGGGATAGCAATTCTCCGACGGGATCGACAAATGACGTGATGACGTGGCTAAGCGCGGCGTTGACAAATCAGGACACGTGTACTGACGGCTTCGCTGATGTTACTGGGAATGTGAAGGATCATATGTCGGAGAACCTTAAGGACTTATCTGAATTAGTGAGTAATGCTCTCGCCATTTATGCTGCTGCAAATGGCGACGACGACTTCTCTGGAATTCCGATACAGAATCGACGGCGGAGATTGATGCATTTTGAAAAATATCATGATGAATTTCCGAAATGGATGTCACGGAGGGacagaaaattgatgaataaatcaGTGTCGGCGATTCAAGCTGATATTATTGTGGCCAAGGACGGTACTGGAACGGTGAAGACGATAGCAGAGGCAATTAAAAAGGTGCCAGAAAAGAGTAATAAACGGACTATAATTTACGTCAAGGCAGGAAGGTAAAATTCAAATTACTCACCCGAATATAAgcttcaaattttataaaaatagaaaatattctataattacataaaaatatacttcctccgttaaaaaaaaaagaaaaaaaaaatgacctcTATTCACGtgattcaaaaattatatttaaaaattatacttaaaataattttaatttataatcataaaattcaaaaataatctttacttttctaaatttcatgcaagtcaaattagatttttttttttaacaaaagaaGTACTAATACTTCCTTCCTTTTAGTTTCGGCCTACTTTTCCTTCATTATGCTGCAAAAAAAGacccttttttaatttatttaattttaacattcatttgacaaatttaaaattattaaattaaagtatattttaatttaaaattataaaatataaaaaattatttcctttTAAACGTTATCAagtctaaaaattaaaataaaaaaataattcatattatatataaaaaaattgaccAAAAGCAATTAATTGACTTGCAAAGTTTCAATTATTACCGCGTAAATTGAGCGgaaggagtttttttttttttttttttttttgatcggGTACAAAGTTGTTGGAAAAGTGAAACTTTTTGATTCACTTTTTGGTAACGTATCTGATGCCCTTTtcaatctattttttatttcacatataCGTGGCACACTCAAAAGTAATCTTTCCTTCAATTCTTTATCGTAGTGATTAAGCAATTTGACTTGGTattgtttatcattttattatagTAAAAGTattttacaataataaatgaaTGACAGGTATGAAGAAAATAATTTGAAGGTAGGGAGGAAGAAAATGAACGTGATGTTCATAGGGGATGGGAAGGGGAAGACGGTGATTACAGGAGGAAAAAGTATATCCCAGCACCTAACAACTTTTCATACTGCCTCCTTTGGTAAAATTCTCACTCTTCGATACTTCATCAAATTTATTTCACTTATCATATTTTTCTCCGTATTCTGAAtgttttttaaaagtaattatgtGCATTAAAGTTTTTCGTTGTGTGGTTATTGAAGAAAAGCCAAATcacaaatatctatttttttttgtcacattcataattattaagtaaaaataaaataaaaattatttctttcattttaatttgtttatcgtACTTTtcttttagttcgtttaaaaaacaAGTTTGTTTTCAGTTTTTGGtaactttataattttaaattttcacgTAAGATATTGTTTAAGAGTCAAGAGTAAAgaacattttgatatattttatgtatctttagttaagatcataagatttaatttatttttttttgttaaattttatgtataatcaaaaccaaataaaaaaatattgaaataaagaGAGTAATAATTAATTACTATATCTTAACTTTgtaaaattattattatcatgcaactactaaaaatcacaaaatataataacaatatgctccttccgtttcataataaataaattgttggattttggcacacatattaagaaaaaaacattaaagacataaatttaacacaattttttatttttaccccaaaaaaaaaaaagttgaccttgtaataccttttcaaaagttaattggttatCAAATCATAaggacaaatttgaaaaaaatttaatgattcacttattttgaaacatcaataaataccccaacaattcagtTATTCTGAAACGGAGAAAGTACTTAATAAAATATTACgagtaaaatttttttaaaaaatgagtatCCATAAATATTGCCTCTATCTTTTCGAGTCAAAGAGGAATATAgtatcttatctttatttttggtgtcacatgaaattaaatttggaAAGAGTGGGCATGGAGAATACTGGCTGGCGGCGTCTAAGCAGAGCATGTGGTAGAAAATGCTCGTGCATGGGATGTCATTGAATTCTTATTACCAAATCCTAATTAAGTTCTCCTAGCTTTAGCCCTTTGCACTTCTTCTGTCTTTTATTTATGTGGCCCACCTCACCCAAAAAAGTATTCCTGATTTACATGTTATGAGTTGGGATTTGTGATTTGGAATTTTACATGCTCCATCAAGTTTATTGCATTCAAAACCTATTCAGATAGCGATATGACCTAACTAATTTTGGTGGCCACAATTTAAAGATGGAATATAGCTATTGTAGGAGCAGGTGAGCTCATGACTCATTGTCCATGTCCTTTGATTCGTCAATTAAGTTCGCATTTGTGTTTAACTTGGTTATTTTGCAAGTACACTTCTAACATCTACCATAGAGATGGTATGTTTGGTGGTGACATGGGAGCTAAAATATAGGAAATAGAGCGATGAGGTTTCTCTCGCGCCATAGTGGGCTACTAGTGAGAGGCTTGGACGACGGGATATTAGCTCAGTGATACAGCACGCCTTTGATAATGCGTGGTGGTGCTTGGGCTGTGAGGGCACCCTGGAGTTATCCTATACTTGGAAAAAGTAGTAGAAAATGGAACAAATACCATGTTATGTTATAGGAGTTAATTATTACTATACAAAAATGCTCCTAGTATTTAATTAATTGAATTAATTGTGATTATGCAGCTGCAACTGGAGCTGGTTTTATTGCCAGGGATATGACATTTGAAAACTATGCTGGACCAAACGACCACCAAGCAGTAGCCCTTCGTATCGGAGGTGATCATGCCGTGGTCTTCCGCTGCAATATTATTGGATACCAAGACACACTCTACGTACACTCACAGCGCCAATTCTATCGCGAGTGTGATATCTATGGGACAGTGGATTTCATTTTCGGCAATGCAGCAGTAGTCATCCAAAACTGCAACATCTATGCTCGAAAGCCCATGGCCAATCAAAAGAACACCATCACTGCCCAAAACAGGAAAGACCCTAACCAAAACACTGGCATTTCAATCCATGCTTGCAAAATCTTGGCTACGTCTGACCTCGAGGCATCCAAAGGAAGCTTCCCTACATATCTAGGCCGACCATGGAAGATGTACTCTCGAACAGTATACATGTTATCTAACATGGGTGATCACATACACCCGCAAGGTTGGCTTGAGTGGAATGGTAATTTCGCGCTGAACACATTGTATTATGGCGAGTACATGAACTTTGGGCCAGGAGCAGCCTTAGGGAAGCGCGTTACTTGGCCAGGGTATCGGGTGATCAAGTCGGTGGAGGAGGCCAGCAAGTTCACGGTGTCAAAGTTTATTTATGGATCATCTTGGTTGCCTTCAACAGGGGTGTCTTTCTTGGCAGGGCTAAGTACTTAAAGGAAGGTCTAAATATCAAACACCTATTCCGGGATGGAGATTAATGGTTTTTACAGTTGGTATATAAATAAGTGTGTCCATTATTATTTAATTCCAAAGTGCAAATAACTTATAAGCCGTTAAGTTGCAATTTGCTCTATTGGTGAACCGACTAATTAAAGAGCAAGCCTGCAACATTCTATAGATACGTCTTCATTGAATGATCATAAGTGTTGTAATTTCGTTTTTGTTGTAATTAGAACATACTAGCAAAAAGCTATTGGTTCAATTGAAAAAGTTCCAGTTTTACTTTACGAATTAGATTCAATTGATTGAGTTTCAAATTGATGGCAACTTTTGTGGATGTGTCTCCTTTAATAAAATGCAAGGCTTCCATtcctttagttatttttttaaccCGTGAAAACGCGTAGATGCTTTGAACTGTTAAAAACACATTGATGTCTCGGGGATTAAATAGTTTGTGAAACTTTCCCGAAGGGGCTTCAGCAAGCACCGAAGAAAAATCATATGCACTTGGACTAGTGCAGAAAGTTAAGCTAGCTAGCTAGAAGCTTAGTGAAAAGGGTCTCCTATTATAGAACTTTCGATCAAATCTTTTTTCTTTACCTTTAAATTGTACATAGATAGGAATGTGATACCGACAGAAGAACAAAACCAAACTTATGGTGTTAGTGCTCTGGCTTTTCTGAAATTTAAAGTAAAACATGTAAGAATGTCAAGGGCCTAACTTTTTTGGGTCCAAAGGCATAGAATAAAGGCAGAGTTGGAGAAATTGATTCGTTTGTTAACTTAGGGAAGGAAGGAAATTGATAAAATGACAGCTATAGTCTCTGAAATAAATGCTTAAATAATGGACACCCCTGTCTACTTTTGTAGACCTTACCTTAGCTGCGAAGCTAAATTAACTGCCTATAAATTAGCATGGCAAATCTCACACAATTTGACCTGCAAGATGAGTGAATCTCACACAATTTGCCACGTAAAACGTGTGTATCTACGTGATCAACTTTACGATAGTTTAAGTGAAATCAAGCATGCATAAAATACTTAACTTTTCCTCCAAAGTTGAGGACATAGAGGCCAGCCGAGACAAAGTCATTTATGTATTCTGCCCAAAATTTATTCATCATATCATGAGTGGTGGAGGGGACTGCAATTCCAATTCAATATGTGGATAGTCATGAGTCCAAAAAAGCTACAGTAGGTTATATTTACCAAGTCACATTTCCAGAATAAGCAAAACCAAAACATCAAAGTTAGTGGCCCTTATCTGTATGATGGAACTTGTATGAACACTACATCGACAACcaccatcaaattaataccatCCATCAAGATACAGAGCATAATAATATTCACATCCCATCTTCCCCAGGATTTAAGTTTCGACCAAGTACTTAACTGTTAACATATGCAcaaaatttacatcaaaataCACTTTACTTAATCAGGTCATCAAGACGTCGATCCATGATGAACGAAACAGACTGCAAGAATGCTGCCTCACTTGTTCCTGGGAGCACACCTTCTTCAGCTTCTTCCACAATCTCCTCAATGATAGACTCCTTCTTTACCGTTTCCCTACACATGATTCTTCCAATTGCAAAAGGTGTGAGCCCTCTCTCTGCACCTTTCTTCAGAAGCATAGTAGAGATACGAAATACACGTGCACAAGCAAGGGATATGGTCCAACCATGAAACTTCAGAAGCTCAATGTCTTTTTCGACATCAAGAGAGTTTATGTAAGCAATTGTCTCAGCAGAGTAAGGTTGTTGTGCTTGGGGCCAGTAGAGCCAATCAAAAGTACAATCCTTGAACTACATTAGGAAAGGCAAAATTAGAGGATATGAGGGGGTTAAAAAAAAGAGACCGGAACCACTATCGGAAAAGAAAAATCAGGGCACACAGAAGCTGTCTTTGATTAGTGCAATCACATTCCACAAACTGGCAGATACTTCAAGAAGCATAGGATGTAAGACCGAATCAACACCTTGTGTACCATGATCTAGAGTGAACGAGCAAGGTGATGCATACCAGGGGACAATCTCTTAAGCTATTATTGTACTCCTCATACTATATATTCGGCTAAAATATATCACAGAAAATATATACATCACCAGAGAAGTCATACAAAGGACGGAAATAGACCCAGTAAAGGGAATCAGAAGAGAAGTTAATTAATACCCATATCATCTTTGGATAGATCTTCAAAAGCCAAGACATTTTACAACAACTAAAATGTATTCCAACTTATCAGATTTCGGTAAATATAAAATGCTGAGTTGAGACACTTACATTTTCAGGCAAGCAGTAGCCATGATCAATTGGAATAAGCACAAGCTGGCCATCCTTATCATCTTTCTGAACCAAGATGTTTCCAGCATGCCTATCTGCATTCGCCAACCTTATGTCCAGTACAGAAATCCTGTGCACATCATCAACTGGAAAAGCACGAGGACCAATATCCTCACAACTTCCACAGTTTTTCATGAACATCTGCAGCGACCCAATCTTAAGACTCTTGGATGAATATTCACAACCTTCAGCATAATTGAAACCTGTATGGAGACACTTGACCATAACTGTGGGAGGAACCCCAGCAAATCCCTTCTCTTCACTACAAGTTGAGCGAGGTCCGGACTTGGGATGGTCCAAAATATATGCAGCAACCTCCCTAAATGCTCCCTCTCCTACACGTGTGCCCTTCTTCAACCCCTCACCATCTACGGACAATGGCAACCCCCGGGGATTATTCACAGCCATAGGCTCTTCATCTATTGGtttgaaaacagagatataaTTCTGACCACATGAATCTAGCATGAAATAGGCACCCCCTGATCCCTCAGAAGACCTGATTGGTAGGTGACCCCTTGCTATCCCATTGAAAGTGCTACTGATCAACTGCTTAACCACTGGTGATAGTGTGATCTTAGGGTTAACAATGAACGGTTCCAAAATAAAACTTCTTGGAACAGTATTGAGTGCAACAACCTGAAAGGTCTCTTGGAGCTTCTCTACTGCTTCAGCTCCATTCTCATTTGATGCTGATGCTACAATTGAAACTTCAAAATCTTTTTGCACAACTTTAGCCTGTACTTTAGCTGATTTACGCACCAGCAAGTGAAGCACGGCATCATTGCTTTTACAAATATCATCTATCAGCCTCTTATCTTCCAGTTCCTCACCATCAAGTATTAGTTCCTGTTCCTTAAGATCACGAAAACCTTTCCCCTTCTTTGCAATCTGCTGTTTTACATAGCCAACATTTTGCTGTCTCCCGACGTGGAACTCGAACTCCTGACCACACACTGTCCTAACAGTAATTGCTTGTAAATCAGACAGACGAAGAACCAAATGCAAAATGTTACCATCAGCTACCCCATAGTCCCTCACACAGGAATTGTTCCGAGCCAACTCCTTGCCATCAAAGACAAGCTTCTGCTTTTTCACAAAGAAACCTCTGGACGTCTGGATTCTAAACTTCACAGAAGCAATAGAGTCGCACTCCTTAACACGCAAGGGAATTACAGACCCACCCACGgtcaaaaaaatcaagattgCATCATTCGACAAGGAACCGTGTTGGCCTGACAAGCAGCTTGCTAAATTCAAATTATCCTCATACACAGAACTAAGTGCAACAGTAGCAACAGACATTGTTCCCTAAAATGTAAGGACTTCTTTCCCTACAAATCAAATGTTACTTGTGAGAGTTAGGATATGATCAATAACCGTGAGCATCATGCTTGGTTAACCAGTCAACAATTATAGAGTGACAATTAAATATAcaatagttttttttctttttgagaaagaTTAAATCTACAACAGTTTAAAATGCTAAGAAACTCACAAGTTGACGGTAAAATTAACAGCTTCAGTTACAGATTTAAACAAATATGCCCACAATAGCCAAGAATTGGATATAGCAAGAGCATAGATGTGGAATTGAAGGTACTGCATAAAAACTCTTAAGTGTCATCAGTAAATCAGCACCAGAACTAAGGTCCAATTCAGAACCATATCAGACATCAGCTCACCAGCTCTTAGCTATTTCTCAAACATCACAATGATAACATCAACTGTTTATTCAAGCATTAAGGACTAAAAGAAAAGAGGGTTTTGGGGTTTCAGCAAGAAACAAACACACTAAACGCCCACAAGAATGGACAATATGATGGTAAATATCCAAATTTCTTATCAGAAAGAAAATAGTTGTCTCTCacgaaaaaaattaagaatctaaAAACTTCAGGCCTTATGGTTGTTCGTTTATATTTGTTGTTTTCTGATAAGGATGTGTTTATTATTATGAGGTTTCCAGTCCCCCGGTTATTACTTGTGCATATGAGAAAACTCATTTGGATCCATGAGAATGATTTCCTCTcttcttcttttcaatttataaataaagttttgggttttGGGTTTGGTTTTAGGTTTAGACCTGGACGTTCAAATGGTGAAATGACTAGTTAGAGCGGCAGAATCATGGTAGTTGTATCTGTTTGTCTATTAGATTGCTGATATTTCAACTTTTAGATTGAGAAGCATTGGTCTCTAGCAAATCAACTGTCCGTACAGAGTTCATTTTGTACTCAGCAAAAGCAGATCTAAAAGCTCTCCATTCCAATCTCAGATGGATGTTGAGATACTGATTTTATTGGCCTGTGGTTCTTTTTAAGAATCCCCTTGGCTACTATTTGGTCCCCATTACTCTTTGTTACTGGAGATTTGCTACATTTCTTCGTATTCGGGAGAAATAGTTAATGGTTACCACAAACCAAATTTCGCTCATCAGATTAAGCACATGATTCATAATCCCAAATAATCATGTGATAATCAGTCAAGAAAACCACAATTATACATCATTTTGAAGAACCAAAACCTTGGTATAATTGCACTTAAAGGAAAAATACCTGCATATAACAACGACGGCAACATACCTAGTGAAATCCCAAAAGTGGGTTTggagagggtagaatgtacgcaaacTTACCACTACCttgtggaggtagagaggttgtttcatGTGACACTCGGCTCGAGTAGAACAAATCAAAGTAAGTAAGGTAAGGGAAAACAATAGAGAAGAAAACGTAGCAACgaagcaaaagaaaaatactGCATACTTACATTAAATTCAATATCGTGGAAACACTTAATGATAATTTATATGTACATTACATACAATGTCTTGGAAATTTTTGAGGGATAAATTGTGTCGTTGTTAAGTTAATAGTCCCCGCGTCCAAAACAAGCATTCCTTTAGCAAAAAAATACTTgtcccaaaataagtgtcacTTTAGAAATTCAAGACAATAATTTGTAACTGTTTCCAATAATACAGTTACATTAAAAACctaagttgcgcggactcttcaTTTTTTACGCCGCAGccgtgtcggattcttcaaaaatacgcTAATTTTGGCaaatccgacacgcacccattGCATTTTGACGAGTTCAAGTAGCATAGTTAAAAAGTATTTCTTCTTAGTTGTGCTCAATTCTCAAGAAACATCTAACAAATAGGGGAAACTTAGAGCagccaagggtgtggcctagtggttcaaagAAGTTGGTTGTTGGATTGAGCATCacgaggtctcaggttcaattcccaaccgagacaaacactaggtgactTCGTGATTCAAAGAAGTTGGTTGTTGGGTTGAGCACCACGAGGTCTCAAGTTCAATTTCCAATCAAGACAAACACTAGATGACTTCTTCCCATCTATTCTAACCTAGGTGGACAGAGTTACCCGGTGCCTATTGctagtgggaggtggcaggtatcccgtggaattagtcgaggtgcgcgcgaGCTAGCCtgaacaccacggttatcaaaaaagaagaaaaaattagggCAGCTCATTAAATGATAacttatactccctccgtcccatatAGTTTATCGATCACTTCCACTTTTCCACGATTCTTACGAAATCATAAACAAGAAGGATAGTTTTACTAATTTACCCCTTAAGATACATTCTTGGAATTTTACAAACTTATTTTTACACTTCCAAAGAGCATTAATTGTAcgaataaaaatggaaaaatcttaattaatttcatttaagtGGACAAGTAGTTTGGGACATGTATTTTAATAGCAAGATGACCAACTAATATgtgacggagggagtatttattatttttctcaatgaGCGTGAAAAGagctttaaaaaaaatacttacttTGGGACAGAGGTAGTATATGTCTCCTG encodes the following:
- the LOC107863140 gene encoding phosphatidylinositol 4-kinase gamma 3 translates to MSVATVALSSVYEDNLNLASCLSGQHGSLSNDAILIFLTVGGSVIPLRVKECDSIASVKFRIQTSRGFFVKKQKLVFDGKELARNNSCVRDYGVADGNILHLVLRLSDLQAITVRTVCGQEFEFHVGRQQNVGYVKQQIAKKGKGFRDLKEQELILDGEELEDKRLIDDICKSNDAVLHLLVRKSAKVQAKVVQKDFEVSIVASASNENGAEAVEKLQETFQVVALNTVPRSFILEPFIVNPKITLSPVVKQLISSTFNGIARGHLPIRSSEGSGGAYFMLDSCGQNYISVFKPIDEEPMAVNNPRGLPLSVDGEGLKKGTRVGEGAFREVAAYILDHPKSGPRSTCSEEKGFAGVPPTVMVKCLHTGFNYAEGCEYSSKSLKIGSLQMFMKNCGSCEDIGPRAFPVDDVHRISVLDIRLANADRHAGNILVQKDDKDGQLVLIPIDHGYCLPENFKDCTFDWLYWPQAQQPYSAETIAYINSLDVEKDIELLKFHGWTISLACARVFRISTMLLKKGAERGLTPFAIGRIMCRETVKKESIIEEIVEEAEEGVLPGTSEAAFLQSVSFIMDRRLDDLIK
- the LOC107863138 gene encoding probable pectinesterase/pectinesterase inhibitor 61, producing the protein MGYGRLGKPDPGETSGRVMIPNPNPKPRCSKIKFLVSFATVLLLAAAISVAVLVGVKHKAGNRIDKPSQAMAHTCSRTLYPSLCLNSLINFPGANSASDNDLVHISVNLTLQRFDKALYVASDINNLQMNTQTRSAYDDCLELLEESIDLLSQSLTSVFPGDSNSPTGSTNDVMTWLSAALTNQDTCTDGFADVTGNVKDHMSENLKDLSELVSNALAIYAAANGDDDFSGIPIQNRRRRLMHFEKYHDEFPKWMSRRDRKLMNKSVSAIQADIIVAKDGTGTVKTIAEAIKKVPEKSNKRTIIYVKAGRYEENNLKVGRKKMNVMFIGDGKGKTVITGGKSISQHLTTFHTASFAATGAGFIARDMTFENYAGPNDHQAVALRIGGDHAVVFRCNIIGYQDTLYVHSQRQFYRECDIYGTVDFIFGNAAVVIQNCNIYARKPMANQKNTITAQNRKDPNQNTGISIHACKILATSDLEASKGSFPTYLGRPWKMYSRTVYMLSNMGDHIHPQGWLEWNGNFALNTLYYGEYMNFGPGAALGKRVTWPGYRVIKSVEEASKFTVSKFIYGSSWLPSTGVSFLAGLST